The DNA window GCGTGTTGCTTGACCCCGTCGAGGAGCTCCTGGACGTCGAAGGGCTTCCGGAGGGCCATCTTCGCCCCGAGCTCCCGCAGCTGCGGCCGGAGGGTGTCCATGTCCTCGGTGGCGGACACGACGATGACCGGCGGCTGACGGTCCGCCTCCATCTCGCTGCGCGAGCGTAAGAACTGGATGCCGTCGGCCCCGGGGAGGAAGAGATCGAGGAGCACAAGATCGACCGACGCGTCGCCGTGGAGGATCCGGAGGCCTTCCTCGGCATCCGGCGCTGGGGTGACCTCGTAGCCGGCGCTGCGGAGGATCGTCTCCAGCAGCCTGCGGGTGTTCTCGTTGTCCTCGACGACCAGGATGTTCTGCTTCTGGGTGCTTTCCATCGTGCCAGTCTGAAAGATTGGTCAAGAAATGTCTTGCGGCCCCATCAGGCCCTCTCGGAAACCCTCTTCTCTGGGGTCCTCGTTGACCATCAGCCCGTGACCCCCGTCGATGGGGTCCACAAGCTGCCAGCCGTCCAGCTCCAGCTCAACGAGCCACTCGGCATGGTCGCGAAGCATGAGCGACGCCTCGATGAGTGTCTCCGCCTCGTCGGCGACCCACTTCACGCAGACGCCCTCGACGCGCGCCTCGAAGTCCTCCTCGGTCAGCTCGCCAGCGATGTCGGCCGCCTCGCGCGG is part of the Candidatus Limnocylindria bacterium genome and encodes:
- a CDS encoding response regulator; translated protein: MESTQKQNILVVEDNENTRRLLETILRSAGYEVTPAPDAEEGLRILHGDASVDLVLLDLFLPGADGIQFLRSRSEMEADRQPPVIVVSATEDMDTLRPQLRELGAKMALRKPFDVQELLDGVKQHATRRTGKAAAAVAAAPAAKGAPAAKAARAKTKGKSTTKS